In Perognathus longimembris pacificus isolate PPM17 chromosome 23, ASM2315922v1, whole genome shotgun sequence, a single genomic region encodes these proteins:
- the E4f1 gene encoding transcription factor E4F1 isoform X2, with amino-acid sequence MEGAMAVRVTAAHTAGARAEAGREAGEGGVAAAALAPGSFLGLPAPFSEEDEDDVHRCGRCQVEFTALEDFVQHKIQKSCQRAPHEALPATPSATALLGQEVVPAAAGPEEPITVAHIVVEAASLAADISHEPELVDSGHIKEVIVAAEAETGDGEVPEAPPQQELGLAGEGDQAQVKLLVNKDGRYVCLLCPKTFKTGSILKAHMVTHSSRKDHECKLCGASFRTKGSLIRHHRRHTDERPYKCAKCGKSFRESGALTRHLKSLTPCTEKLRFGTSKDMVVDKEEAPAVTSVTGEPVETSPVIHLVTDAKGTVIHEVHVQMQELPLGVRALAPEMTQEASAVPRTHPCPQCSETFPTAATLEAHKRGHQGLRPFTCTQCGKAFPKAYLLKKHQEVHMHERRFRCGDCGKLYKTIAHVRGHRRVHSDERPFPCSQCGKRYKTKNAQQVHFRTHLEEKPHICQFCNRGFREKGSLVRHVRHHTGEKPFKCYRCGRGFAEHGTLNRHLRTKGGCLLEVEELLVSEERPSATAVLAEDPHAHAVLVEFSSVVADTQEYIIEATADDAETSEAAEIIEGTQTEVDSHIMKVVQQIVHQASAGHQIIVQNVTVDQEAALAPEAAAADTITIATPESLTEQVAMTLASAIGEGTVLAARAGANGTEQATVTMVSSEDIEILEHGGELVIASPEGQLEVQTVIV; translated from the exons ATGGAGGGCGCGATGGCAGTGCGGGTAACGGCCGCGCATACGGCAGGAGCCCGGGCCGAGGCCGGGCGGGAGGCGGGCGAGGGCGGGGTCGCGGCGGCGGCCCTGGCCCCCGGGAGCTTCCTCGGCCTTCCGGCGCCCTTCAGCGAGGAAG ATGAGGACGACGTGCACAGATGTGGCCGCTGCCAGGTGGAATTCACTGCCTTGGAGGACTTCGTTCAGCACAAGATTCAGAAGTCCTGCCAGCGGGCCCCACATGAGGCCCTGCCTGCCACCCCTTCTGCTACTGCCCTCTTGGGCCAGGAG GTGGTGCCAGCAGCAGCAGGCCCAGAGGAGCCCATCACTGTGGCCCACATCGTGgtggaggcggcctccttggcagcaGACATCAGCCATGAGCCTGAACTTGTTG ACAGCGGGCATATCAAAGAGGTCATTGTGGCTGCTGAAGCGGAGACAGGAGATGGAGAGGTGCCTGAGGCCCCACCCCAGCAGGAACTGGGGCTTGCTGGGGAGGGCGATCAGGCCCAGGTCAAGCTGCTGGTGAACAAGGATGGCCGCTATGTGTGCTTGCTATGCCCCAAGACCTTCAAGACG GGCAGCATCCTCAAGGCCCACATGGTTACCCACAGCAGTCGCAAGGACCATGAGTGCAAGCTCTGTGGGGCTTCCTTTCGGACCAAGGGCTCACTCATCCGGCACCACCGGCGGCACACGG ATGAGCGCCCATATAAGTGTGCCAAGTGTGGGAAGAGCTTCCGGGAGTCAGGTGCTCTGACCCGGCACCTTAAGTCCCTCACGCCATGCACAGAAAAACTTCGCTTTGGTACGAGCAAGGACATGGTTGTGGACAAAGAGGAAGCACCTGCAG TCACATCTGTGACAGGAGAGCCTGTGGAGACATCGCCTGTGATTCACCTGGTGACAGATGCTAAGGGCACTGTCATCCATGAAGTCCATGTTCAGATGCAGGAGCTGCCTCTGGGTGTGAGAGCCTTGGCCCCGGAG ATGACCCAAGAGGCTTCGGCCGTGCCCAGGACCCACCCGTGCCCCCAGTGCAGTGAGACCTTCCCCACAGCTGCCACCCTGGAGGCCCACAAGAGAGGACACCAAG GGCTGAGGCCATTCACCTGTACGCAGTGTGGCAAGGCCTttcccaaggcctacctgctcaAGAAGCACCAGGAGGTGCACATGCATGAGCGCCGCTTCCGCTGTGGGGACTGCGGGAAGCTCTACAAGACCATCGCCCATGTGCGTGGTCACCGGCGTGTCCACTCCGATGAGCGGCCCTTCCCTTGTTCCCAGTGCGGCAAGCGCTACAAGACCAAG AATGCCCAGCAGGTGCACTTCCGGACCCACCTGGAGGAGAAGCCACACATATGCCAGTTCTGCAACCGGGGCTTCCGGGAGAAGGGTTCGCTGGTGCGCCACGTTCGGCACCACACGGGCGAAAAGCCCTTCAAGTGCTATAGGTGTGGCCGAGGCTTTGCGGAGCACGGCACACTCAACAGGCACCTGCGCACCAAAG GGGGTTGCCTGTTGGAGGTGGAAGAGCTGCTGGTGTCAGAGGAGCGCCCCTCGGCCACGGCCGTGCTCGCAGAGGACCCTCATGCCCACGCCGTGCTGGTGGAGTTTTCCTCCGTGGTAGCTGACACTCAGGAGTACATCATTGAG GCCACTGCAGATGACGCTGAGACTAGTGAAGCCGCCGAGATCATTGAGGGCACCCAGACAGAG GTGGACAGCCACATCATGAAGGTGGTGCAGCAGATCGTGCATCAGGCAAGTGCTGGGCACCAGATCATTGTGCAGAATGTGACTGTGGACCAGGAGGCAGCACTGGCTCCGGAGGCGGCGGCAGCGGACACCATCACCATCGCCACCCCTGAGAGCCTCACAGAGCAGGTGGCCATGACGCTGGCCTCGGCCATTGGTGAGGGCACTGTGCTTGCAGCCCGTGCAGGTGCAAATGGCACTGAACAGGCCACTGTGACCATGGTGTCTTCCGAGGACATTGAGATTCTTGAGCATGGAGGTGAGCTGGTGATTGCCTCACCAGAGGGCCAGCTGGAGGTACAGACAGTCATCGTGTAG
- the Bricd5 gene encoding BRICHOS domain-containing protein 5 has product MEGNHSRSPGPRPAEVKAESCHGAWRTTVLLLLLALATAGAVTGGLLGFAHNPPKPLLQMLRLTLPSTPGPWSNQTTLVDVARNTATIIVTPPQSNHSWAVLFDGQSGCICYRPAEHRACFLRLMEAQDRETLRLLVNSSRAQGPRMPGQDTQHAQELLAVLGDRAVDPALVGAPVQHLCGKTPIYWAQRAEGPQRQRLIYLCIDICFPSNICVSVCFYYLPD; this is encoded by the exons ATGGAGGGCAACCACAGCAGAAGCCCCGGGCCTAGGCCTGCTGAG GTGAAGGCCGAATCCTGCCATGGGGCCTGGAGAACCACagtcttgctgctgctgctggcgctgGCCACTGCGGGGGCTGTGACCGGAGGActgcttggctttgctcacaACCCGCCCAAG CCACTGCTGCAGATGCTCCGACTGAccctccccagcaccccagggCCCTGGTCCAACCAAACTACCCTAGTGGATGTGGCCAGGAACACGGCAACCATCATAGTGACGCCGCCACAGAGCAACCATAGCTGGGCTGTGCTGTTTGACGGGCAGAGC GGCTGCATCTGTTACCGCCCTGCGGAgcacagggcctgcttcctccgccTGATGGAGGCCCAAGATCGGGAGACTCTGCGCTTGCTGGTGAACAGTTCCAGG GCCCAAGGACCCCGCATGCCTGGCCAGGACACCCAGCATGCACAGGAGCTGCTAGCAGTGCTTGGGGATCGTGCCGTGGACCCTGCCCTGGTGGGGGCTCCAGTGCAGCACCTTTGTGGGAAGACTCCCATCTACTGGGCCCAACGGGCAGAGG GGCCCCAGAGGCAGCGACTGATCTATCTCTGCATCGACATCTGCTTCCCGAGCAACATCTGCGTGTCCGTCTGCTTTTATTACCTCCCAGACTAA
- the LOC125340816 gene encoding glycerol-3-phosphate phosphatase, which produces MAESEAGGDDARCVRLSAERAQALLADVDTVLFDCDGVLWRGETAVPGAPEALRALRARGKRLGFITNNSSKTRAAYAEKLRRLGFGGPAGPGAGLEVFGTAYCTALYLRQRLAGAPAPKAYVLGSPALAAELEAVGVTSVGVGPEPLRGEGPGDWLAAPLEPDVRAVVVGFDPHFSYMKLTKAVRYLQQPGCLLVGTNMDNRLPLENGHFIAGTGCLVRAVEMAAQRQADIIGKPSRFIFDCVSQEYGINPERTVMVGDRLDTDILLGATCGLKTILTLTGVSTLGDVKSNQESDCMSKKKMVPDFYVDSIADLLPALQG; this is translated from the exons ATGGCGGAGTCGGAGGCCGGCGGCGACGACGCCCGCTGCGTGCGGCTGAGCGCCGAGCGGGCCCAGGCGCTGCTGGCCGACGTGGACACGGTCCTGTTTGACTGCGACGGGGTGCTGTGGCGTGGGGAGACGGCCGTGCCGGGCGCGCCCGAGGCCCTGCGGGCGCTACGGGCCCGCGGCAAGCGCCTGGGCTTCATCACCAATAACAGCAGCAAGACGCGCGCCGCCTACGCCGAGAAGCTGCGGCGCCTGGGCTTCGGCGGCCCGGCGGGGCCCGGCGCCGGCCTCGAGGTCTTCGGCACGGCCTACTGCACCGCGCTCTACCTGCGCCAGCGCCTGGCCGGCGCGCCTGCCCCCAAGGCCTACGTGCTGGGCAGCCCGGCCCTGGCTGCCGAGCTGGAGGCCGTGGGCGTCACCAGTGTGGGCGTGGGTCCCGAGCCGCTGCGGGGCGAAGGTCCCGGCGACTGGCTGGCCGCTCCGCTGGAGCCCGACGTGCGCGCGGTAGTGGTGGGCTTCGACCCGCACTTCAGCTACATGAAGCTCACTAAGGCCGTGCGCTACCTGCAGCAGCCCGGGTGCCTGCTCGTGGGCACCAACATGGACAATCGGCTCCCGCTGGAGAACGGCCACTTCATCGCGG GTACCGGCTGTCTGGTTCGAGCGGTGGAGATGGCCGCCCAGCGCCAGGCCGACATCATCGGGAAGCCCAGCCGGTTCATTTTCGACTGCGTGTCCCAGGAATATGGCATCAACCCGGAGCGCACTGTCATGGTAGGGGACCGCCTGGACACAGATATCCTTCTGGGCGCCACTTGTGGCCTGAAGACCATCCTGACCCTCACCGGAGTCTCCACTCTTGGGGATGTGAAGAGTAATCAGGAAAGTGACTGCATGTCCAAGAAGAAAATGGTCCCTGACTTCTATGTTGACAGCATCGCCGACCTCTTGCCCGCCCTTCAAGGTTAA
- the E4f1 gene encoding transcription factor E4F1 isoform X1: protein MEGAMAVRVTAAHTAGARAEAGREAGEGGVAAAALAPGSFLGLPAPFSEEDEDDVHRCGRCQVEFTALEDFVQHKIQKSCQRAPHEALPATPSATALLGQEVVPAAAGPEEPITVAHIVVEAASLAADISHEPELVDSGHIKEVIVAAEAETGDGEVPEAPPQQELGLAGEGDQAQVKLLVNKDGRYVCLLCPKTFKTGSILKAHMVTHSSRKDHECKLCGASFRTKGSLIRHHRRHTDERPYKCAKCGKSFRESGALTRHLKSLTPCTEKLRFGTSKDMVVDKEEAPAVTSVTGEPVETSPVIHLVTDAKGTVIHEVHVQMQELPLGVRALAPEPPVPAELPCSGEGGRENLLHQAMQNSGIVLERVAGEEGALEAAPPSGSSPQPLGDGPPELPLLEVEQMETMTQEASAVPRTHPCPQCSETFPTAATLEAHKRGHQGLRPFTCTQCGKAFPKAYLLKKHQEVHMHERRFRCGDCGKLYKTIAHVRGHRRVHSDERPFPCSQCGKRYKTKNAQQVHFRTHLEEKPHICQFCNRGFREKGSLVRHVRHHTGEKPFKCYRCGRGFAEHGTLNRHLRTKGGCLLEVEELLVSEERPSATAVLAEDPHAHAVLVEFSSVVADTQEYIIEATADDAETSEAAEIIEGTQTEVDSHIMKVVQQIVHQASAGHQIIVQNVTVDQEAALAPEAAAADTITIATPESLTEQVAMTLASAIGEGTVLAARAGANGTEQATVTMVSSEDIEILEHGGELVIASPEGQLEVQTVIV from the exons ATGGAGGGCGCGATGGCAGTGCGGGTAACGGCCGCGCATACGGCAGGAGCCCGGGCCGAGGCCGGGCGGGAGGCGGGCGAGGGCGGGGTCGCGGCGGCGGCCCTGGCCCCCGGGAGCTTCCTCGGCCTTCCGGCGCCCTTCAGCGAGGAAG ATGAGGACGACGTGCACAGATGTGGCCGCTGCCAGGTGGAATTCACTGCCTTGGAGGACTTCGTTCAGCACAAGATTCAGAAGTCCTGCCAGCGGGCCCCACATGAGGCCCTGCCTGCCACCCCTTCTGCTACTGCCCTCTTGGGCCAGGAG GTGGTGCCAGCAGCAGCAGGCCCAGAGGAGCCCATCACTGTGGCCCACATCGTGgtggaggcggcctccttggcagcaGACATCAGCCATGAGCCTGAACTTGTTG ACAGCGGGCATATCAAAGAGGTCATTGTGGCTGCTGAAGCGGAGACAGGAGATGGAGAGGTGCCTGAGGCCCCACCCCAGCAGGAACTGGGGCTTGCTGGGGAGGGCGATCAGGCCCAGGTCAAGCTGCTGGTGAACAAGGATGGCCGCTATGTGTGCTTGCTATGCCCCAAGACCTTCAAGACG GGCAGCATCCTCAAGGCCCACATGGTTACCCACAGCAGTCGCAAGGACCATGAGTGCAAGCTCTGTGGGGCTTCCTTTCGGACCAAGGGCTCACTCATCCGGCACCACCGGCGGCACACGG ATGAGCGCCCATATAAGTGTGCCAAGTGTGGGAAGAGCTTCCGGGAGTCAGGTGCTCTGACCCGGCACCTTAAGTCCCTCACGCCATGCACAGAAAAACTTCGCTTTGGTACGAGCAAGGACATGGTTGTGGACAAAGAGGAAGCACCTGCAG TCACATCTGTGACAGGAGAGCCTGTGGAGACATCGCCTGTGATTCACCTGGTGACAGATGCTAAGGGCACTGTCATCCATGAAGTCCATGTTCAGATGCAGGAGCTGCCTCTGGGTGTGAGAGCCTTGGCCCCGGAG CCCCCTGTCCCTGCGGAGCTTCCTTGTTCTGGTGAGGGCGGCCGTGAGAACTTGCTACACCAGGCCATGCAGAATtctggcattgtccttgagcgGGTTGCTGGGGAGGAGGGCGCCTTGGAGGCAGCCCCTCCCTCTGGGTCTagtccccagcccctgggagatGGACCTCCGGAACTGCCGCTGCTGGAGGTGGAGCAGATGGAGACA ATGACCCAAGAGGCTTCGGCCGTGCCCAGGACCCACCCGTGCCCCCAGTGCAGTGAGACCTTCCCCACAGCTGCCACCCTGGAGGCCCACAAGAGAGGACACCAAG GGCTGAGGCCATTCACCTGTACGCAGTGTGGCAAGGCCTttcccaaggcctacctgctcaAGAAGCACCAGGAGGTGCACATGCATGAGCGCCGCTTCCGCTGTGGGGACTGCGGGAAGCTCTACAAGACCATCGCCCATGTGCGTGGTCACCGGCGTGTCCACTCCGATGAGCGGCCCTTCCCTTGTTCCCAGTGCGGCAAGCGCTACAAGACCAAG AATGCCCAGCAGGTGCACTTCCGGACCCACCTGGAGGAGAAGCCACACATATGCCAGTTCTGCAACCGGGGCTTCCGGGAGAAGGGTTCGCTGGTGCGCCACGTTCGGCACCACACGGGCGAAAAGCCCTTCAAGTGCTATAGGTGTGGCCGAGGCTTTGCGGAGCACGGCACACTCAACAGGCACCTGCGCACCAAAG GGGGTTGCCTGTTGGAGGTGGAAGAGCTGCTGGTGTCAGAGGAGCGCCCCTCGGCCACGGCCGTGCTCGCAGAGGACCCTCATGCCCACGCCGTGCTGGTGGAGTTTTCCTCCGTGGTAGCTGACACTCAGGAGTACATCATTGAG GCCACTGCAGATGACGCTGAGACTAGTGAAGCCGCCGAGATCATTGAGGGCACCCAGACAGAG GTGGACAGCCACATCATGAAGGTGGTGCAGCAGATCGTGCATCAGGCAAGTGCTGGGCACCAGATCATTGTGCAGAATGTGACTGTGGACCAGGAGGCAGCACTGGCTCCGGAGGCGGCGGCAGCGGACACCATCACCATCGCCACCCCTGAGAGCCTCACAGAGCAGGTGGCCATGACGCTGGCCTCGGCCATTGGTGAGGGCACTGTGCTTGCAGCCCGTGCAGGTGCAAATGGCACTGAACAGGCCACTGTGACCATGGTGTCTTCCGAGGACATTGAGATTCTTGAGCATGGAGGTGAGCTGGTGATTGCCTCACCAGAGGGCCAGCTGGAGGTACAGACAGTCATCGTGTAG
- the Mlst8 gene encoding target of rapamycin complex subunit LST8, whose translation MNTSPGTVGSDPVILATAGYDHTVRFWQAHSGICTRTVQHQDSQVNALEITPDRSMIAAAGYQHIRMYDLNSNNPNPIISYDGVNKNIASVGFHEDGRWMYTGGEDCTARIWDLRSRNLQCQRIFQVNAPINCVCLHPNQAELIVGDQSGAIHIWDLKTDHNEQLIPEPEISITSAHIDPDASYMAAVNSLGNCYVWNLTGGIGDEVTQLIPKTKIPAHTRYALQCRFSPDSTLLATCSADQTCKIWRTSNFSLMTELSIKSSNPGESSRGWMWGCAFSGDSQYIVTASSDNLARLWCVETGEIKREYGGHQKAVVCLAFNDSVLG comes from the exons ATGAACACCTCTCCAGGCACGGTGGGCAGTGACCCGGTCATCCTGGCAACTGCTGGCTATGACCACACTGTGCGCTTCTGGCAGGCCCACAGTGGGATCTGCACGCGAACGGTGCAGCACCAGGACTCG CAGGTGAATGCACTGGAGATCACACCGGATCGCAGCATGATTGCTGCGGCAG GGTACCAGCACATCCGCATGTATGATCTCAACTCCAACAACCCCAACCCCATCATCAGCTACGACGGTGTCAATAAGAACATCGCATCCGTGGGCTTCCATGAGGATGGCCGCTGGATGTACACAGGCGGGGAGGACTGCACAGCTCGGATCTGGGACCTCAG GTCCCGGAACCTGCAGTGTCAGCGCATCTTCCAGGTGAATGCACCCATTAACTGTGTGTGCCTGCACCCCAACCAG GCGGAGCTCATTGTGGGTGATCAGAGTGGTGCTATCCACATCTGGGACCTGAAAACAGACCACAACGAGCAGTTGATCCCCGAGCCTGAGATCTCCATCACATCTGCCCACATTGACCCTGACGCCAGCTACATGGCAGCAGTCAATAGCTTG GGCAACTGCTATGTGTGGAATCTTACCGGGGGCATTGGTGACGAGGTGACACAGCTCATCCCTAAGACCAAGATTCCAGCCCATACGCGTTATGCCCTTCAGTGCCGCTTCAGCCCTGACTCCAC gctccTCGCCACCTGTTCAGCTGACCAGACATGCAAGATCTGGAGGACATCCAACTTCTCTCTGATGACAGAGCTCAGCATCAAGAGCAGCAACCCCGGAGAGTCGTCCCGGGGCTGGATGTGGGGCTGCGCCTTCTCTGGGGACTCGCAGTACATTGTCACTG CTTCGTCTGACAACCTGGCCCGGCTCTGGTGTGTGGAGACTGGAGAAATCAAGAGGGAATACGGTGGCCACCAGAAAGCTGTTGTCTGCTTGGCCTTCAATGACAGTGTGCTGGGCTAG